TATGTCTATACTTTCTTGATCTTCTTCATCTCTATATAAAAATCCATAAGCTATTCCTCTGGCAAGATAAAATGGTACGATATGATGCTTTATACACATTAAAGCTGGCCCAACAAATCGATTATGGTATGAAAGTTTACCCATTGGATTTGCTGCTACCCGAGAAATAGGATCCTTTAGCTTGGTATTTTTTATATTCAAAATCCCATTAATCCAGTCTTGCCTTTCTTTAGAGCTAAAGTTAAATTCCCTTTGTATGGCTTCTTCTGCCTCATAAAATGCCTCTGTAACACATTTTTGAATATAGGGATCCTTATTACAATCTGCGATAAACTCATATTCCTTAGCCTTTCCCATAAAAGCTGTCATGGTATGTTTCATATTCCCTGTATAAACTTTCCTATAAATTTGAGCATTTGCTTTTTCTACCCTACTAACCGATTCAACTTCAGGAAACTGTCCCTTAAAATGTTCTCTGTCAATTCCTACATATCCCCCAAGTCTTGTGGTTACAGCAAAGGGATCCGCTGCTAGAAGTTCTTTAGGAGAGGGTAATCCTGCCGTTCCTACTAATACTTGGCATATTCCAACATTGTTATGAAAATAATTTAATGCTTCAGCATTTTGTACTAGGTTATTTTCTATCTGCTTATTGAAATATTCCGGTGCCCCCAATGCATTAACACATAATAATACATTTAAGTAGCTCTTTCCTACTGTTACTCTTCTTTTTATAGCTTCAGATATATTCTTGCAGATACTTTCAAATGCTCCTTCATATACACAACAGGCAACCAGATCTATAGTGGTTATTCTTTCAATTAGTTCCTTTGTATCGGAACAGTCCAACACCTCAAAATTGTCCACTATAATACGTTGGGTTTTCTCTTCTCCCACACGCTCAACAAGATATTTCCCTTGTTCCGCCAATTTTTTCATTCTTTCCGCCATAATATCATATATCACAAGCTTATATCCTGATTGATAAAACAAGCTCCCTATAACCCCTCTACCAATATTGCCTGCCCCTATAATAAGTATTGCTTTATCCTGATTTTGCATACCATCCCTCCAGAAACCTTACTATCCGATTATTCCTACCGCAAATAAAGCTGCCCCTACTACAAGGGTCCCAATTAATAAGGGCACAATCTTTATCTTCTTACTTAATAGCCGATATTCTATCCCTACTAAAATTAATGAAAGCATTTTAGGCATAATAGAGTCTAGGGATTGTTGTAAAGCTAGTCCTCCATTTTCAATATCTCCTATAGTGATGGGTGTAGATACACTTACATTAGAAGCAACCATAGCTCCTATAGCCATTAGTCCAACGACTGAACAAGCATAGGATATCTTATCCATTACTCCTGATTTTTCTGACTTAACTAAAAACTCAGAACCCATATTGTATCCATAGTTAAGGCTATAGTACCGTGCTAGAAAGTTAGGAATATTGTACATAAGAAAAAATAGAATTGGTGCAAGTACATTCCCCTGAGCAGCCATTGTAACGACTAAAGAAGTAGCTAATATTCTTAAAGTTGCAGGAAATAATGTATCTCCTATGGCGGATAACGGTCCCATAAGTGCTGTTTTTACTGCACTTATATTGGTTGGATCAAAATCAGGGTCCTCCGCATTCTTTTCTTCCATAGCTACAGACATTCCCAATGCAAATCCTGCAATATTAGGAGTAATATTGAAATACTCCATATGACGTTTCATTGCATCAATACGGTCTTCTTCTTTATCATATATCTTCTCAATAGCAGGAAGCATAGCGTATGTATATCCATTGTGCATTTGTCCTGGATAATCATTTAATCCATTCAGTGGTATGTATCTCCGGAATATTCGTTTTAAATCCTTTTTTGTTATCTTAGAACTCATTATCATCACCTCCGAAAGAATTAACTAATACTGCATTGTCCTCCTTAATGGATGAAAGTATTAAAACAACAATTACTCCTAAAAATGTGATTGCCAATGTTGACATGCCTAAATAAGCAGCTAGCATAAATCCTAGAAAGAAAAAAGGGGCAACTTTTTTATTGATAATCATTTGTAATAATAGTGCAAATCCAATAGCCGGTAATAAATTAGCAGCTGTAGCTAGACCATTAATGACTACCACTGGTAATTTATCAACTATAGCATTCACCGCCGTATATCCTATGGATAATGAAACAAATCCATAGATAAAATAGGGTACAAAACTGACAAACCAACCTCCAAATAAATATGTTCTCGAAACTGCCTTCATATTGCCTTTTTCAATTTGATTACTCATTAAACGGGAGAAGAAAGAAGCCATCAATTTGCATCCTATAAAAATAAAACCACCTAATAAAGCAACTGGTACCGCCAATGCTGTAGCTATTGCAGTTCCACCTTCGGTTAGAATCGCGAATGCTGTACAAATAGCCCCCGCTGAACCATAATCAGGAGATACAGCTGCACCTATAGGAAAAGAACCTATAAACATTAATTCGAGCACGCTACCAATAATGACGCCCTGAGATGCGTCTCCTAAAGCCCATCCTACAGCAGTTGATATAACTATAGGACGGCATATTTGAATATATCCAAGCATAAACTCCATTTTAAATAAACCCAATATTAATGCTACTAATAGGGCTTGCGTTAACATTATTCTCATCTCCCTTTTATTTATCTAAAATTTCATTAGTAACAATGGTTTCTGATTCTGTTGGTACTTGCTGGATAATCATTTTTATGTTATTTTCTAATAGTCTTTTCATACATCCGATATCCTCTTGATTTGCATGGATTGCCTTACTAATGGCTTTAGTTCCCTCTTTTGCTGGCATTACTCCCAGATTTATTTCTTTTATAGAAAGACAACCGGTCAAAAGTCTTTCAGCATCTTGGACGCAGTTAACAACAATGAGCAACTTATATTTATCTGTTACTCCAGAATTTATAGCTTTGATAGAGTCCTCAATAGACTTTATAACTATTTTTACCCCCTGTGGTTTTGACATTCTAATCATCGATTGTCTCATGGGATCTGCTACTACTGCATCATTAGCTACTAAAATGCAGTCAACCCCTAAAGCTCTGGTCCAAGATATGGCTACCTGCCCATGCACAAGCCTGTGATCTACCCTAAGCAGTTTAATCATGATTTCCCTCCCCTTTATTCGTCATTCGATATTTTTATCAAATACCACGCTTACCCTATAGGAACCTGGTACTATAGCAGCTTCAAAGGCTTTTTCTACATCTTCAAGTTGTACTTTCTTTTCCACTAATTGTGATAATTTTATTTTCTTTTGGTTAATGAGTTCTGCTGCTCGTGCAAAATCACAATTATCAGCAGAAAAGGTGCCTATTAACTCCATTTTTCTATAATGAATTAAATTTGAGTCTACATGGAGTTCAGGTGCTGGATAGCCTGCTGCAAACATCAGAACTCTTCCATGAAATCTTTTTAGCATAGCTATCGCTTGATCATTGGCAGATGTTACACCAACAGCAAGAATTACTGCATCTGCACCTTTCCCATTGGTTAATTCCATCACCTTTTCTACAGAATCAACCTTTGATGCGTCAATGACATGAAGCCCCATTTCTTGAGCCGCCTTGATCTTCTTTTCCATTAATTCTGTAATAAACACATTACAACCTTCAGCCTCTGCCACTAATGCATTGATTATGCCCATAGCTCCGGCACCAATAACAACAATATCTTCTCCGGGCTGAACACGAAGCTTGCGTATTCCTTGACATACTGTTCCTACAGGTTCTACAAAGGCTGCTTCTGATGCATCAATTTCCTTATTGATTTTAAATAATGCATGATATTTCTTGATAACATATTCAGAACAACCAAATCCACCATGATAGCCATCCTCAGAAACTTTATTTCTTCCTTCTCCAATAAGTACACATTCACTGGTAAGTCCCTTTTGGCAGGCCTCACATTTACCGCACATGTCATAACCTATGCCGACATAATCTCCAATCTGAAAATCAGGCACCTTACTTCCCTTGTCAACTATAACACCTGCAAACTCATGTCCCCATGCCATTGGAAAATTTAAATTCTTTCTAGCCCCTGACCATAATCCATAGTCAGCAGTACAAATATTGCAAGCCAGATTTTTAATAAGAACTTCTTCATCCTTTAACTCCGGTACCTTTCTTTCATGTATCTTTACCACCTTTTCCTGTTCAATAACTGCAAATCGAGTACTTTCTATTTTTCGGGGCAAAATTATCTTCCTTTCTTTATTTTATATAATGTAATCCTTAAGTAATGTCCAAGTATTTTCATAAACCTTAGCTGGTTCCTTAAAATATTTACTCAAGGTGTATTCCAATGTAAAATGTCCCTTATAATTATTTTTATTAAACTCTTGAAAGTCCTTACCAGGAATACTTTCTCCATCCCCCCAGGCCAAGTGCCCTGGAAATCCCCTCCTATTATCCATATAATGACAATGGTTTACTCTTTCTCCAAAGACATCGAAATATTGCTGAATGCACTCTCCTGCATTTGTTATGGTATCTAAATCAATAGTAACTGTAAAATTCCTTGAGTTAACTTCCTCTATCATTTGTTCCATATCATTGATGGTATTTACTAGTGTGGTACTCTGAGGTGATAAGGTTTCCATAGTAAGATATACACCATACTTTTCCGCAAAATTACATAATGTGCCCACCATTTCTACAGATCTATTCCAAGCCTGCTCTCTAGGTTCAGATAAAAACTGCCATCCTGATGATATGGAAATCTTTGAACATTCTAGCTCGCTTGCAGCTAAAATAGCATTTTGAAAATATGCTCTGGTCCTTTTGATTAATTCAGGGCTCTTTGATGCCATATTGTGAGGCTTTGGACAGGTCTGTTCTGGAGTAATGCAAATTACAGACAGTCCATATTTTTTGAGCATATCCTTTATTGGTTTGGTCTGTTGATAAGAATTATAATCCAGTAGATAATGTGCACCACAGGTCCAAAGATCAATACTTTTGTAACCAATATCACTTATTGTTTTAAAATAATCCTTTAGTTCATAAAACCTGTAGATGTGATTCATTGGAGCTATTTGTTCCAAGTGAACCTGTTTCATGCTATCTACCACCTATTTTCAGAGTTAAATAACTTCATGTATCTCTTTAGTTCTTCTTTATATCCTTCTACTCCCAAAGCTATTGTTTGTTGTAGATTTAACTTCTTGGATGCAAATTCTCCAGTAGCACTTTTATCTAATGCAAATTCTATTGTACCCTTTAGAGCATCTCTTAAAGCCCCTTGCCCGGCCTTGCTTATATCTGTATTTAGATTCACCTTTTGAATTCCTTCTTTTATTGCTCTAGCCAGATTGTCATCGCCAGTCCCTGATCCGCCATGCAATACAAGGGGAATATCTACTTCTTTTTTAATCCTATTTAATAAATCAAAATCAAGATAGGGAGTACCCTTATAGGTTCCATGGGAAGTACCAATAGCAACGGCCAAACAATCTATACCTGTCTCTTCCACATATCTTGCAGCCTCTGAAGGATCCGTAAGACCAGAGTCTCTAGTTGTTTCATATTCTTCCCCCTGTCCAACATGGCCAAGTTCAGCTTCTACCGAAACACCTACGGCATGGGCAATTTTTACTATTTCTTTCACTTCTTTTACATTTTCTTCGTAAGAAAGGGTAGATCTATCGATCATTACAGAACTAAATCCCGCATGAATTGCCTGGATGATGTATTCATAGGGCCCACCATGGTCTAGATTTAGTGCGACGGGAACCTCTGGATATCTTCTTTCATAAAAACGGGCAATATCTGCACATTCATAAATTCCATGGACAGCTGCTACATCTAATATCATCGGCGCCCTTAACTCTATTGCTGCTAAATAAGCTGCCTCTATGGTTTCTCGATTAAATACATTTGGGGCTGCAATGCCATAATTCTCATTTTTTGCCCTTTGTAGCATTTCTGACATTGATATAATCATTTTTTAACTCCTTTCAAATTATAAAATGTTAAGTTCATGGTATTATCATTCTGTCAATTATAAATAAAAGCAAAAAGCGTGCCAATATAGAGTCACGCTTTTTGCTCATAAAAAGATACTGATAAACCTTATAATTCATTAAGGATATCATAGATATAACCTATCTCTGCAATAGGTATTTTGACACTATAAGCTTGTTCTATCCCACTAAAGGACTTTTGTATTAATTCTATGTGCTTTTTTTGACACTCTTGAAATTGCTCTTTATTTGGATACTCTTCTATAGGAGATCTTCGAATTAATCTTTCTATCAAGCATCCTACGTGTATTAATATGCTAATCTTTTTATTATTTGATATTTTCGAATTAGCTAGTATTTCATATTGCCTTAGACACTCTTCAATATGTCCTATAACTTTATCAGTATCTAAAATTGTCAAATTCTCTATTAAACGTCTCAGGGAAAAATTATGAATAATATTATTGTTCAACTCATCAAATTTTTCTTCATTCAGATGAGTAAAAATTCTTGTCATTTTTATTTCTGCATTACCTGATACTAGTTCATCTAAAGCAATATATTCTACTTCCTCTATTGCTGGGTTATCCGTTCCTACAATTCCAATAATCTCATACCCTTGAAATATTGAGTTCTCTTTTCCCATTTTCTTTAATTGATTGTAATCGCAGGAAATAACCTTTATATCTATTCCATCGGGCATACTTTCCTCTAATAAGGATTTAATCTGCTCTGCAGTGCCCATCCCAGTATAACAACAGGTTATAATGGCTCTTTGTTTATTTTTCTTAGGATATATAATTTTATAATCTGTATAATTATAATTTCTTGACTTTTTAATAATCTCTGCCAAGTTCAAGCCATTCTTTATCATTTGACCAGTATTTAAGGCCAATTGTGTGGAAACATTATTGATAATTGCAATAGGTACCTTTATCACAGTTTCAAGGGATTGATATACATTTTTTAAGGATCCTGTATCTACTAAAAGTAATATTCCATTGCTAATATCATTATATTTTATATAATCAATTACCCATTCTATGACATCATCAATAGTCTTATTCAAAGGCATATCTACAGCCTCAAATATATTTTCTTCCAATAGTCTATTTGCAACATTTGCTATACTACTAGCCGTTGCATATCCATGGGCTAAAATAATAGCCCTTGGTCTATTATTGATATTTTTAATATGCAAACGATTAAAATATAGGGCCAAAGGAATTAG
The Irregularibacter muris DNA segment above includes these coding regions:
- a CDS encoding PTS sugar transporter subunit IIB, producing MIKLLRVDHRLVHGQVAISWTRALGVDCILVANDAVVADPMRQSMIRMSKPQGVKIVIKSIEDSIKAINSGVTDKYKLLIVVNCVQDAERLLTGCLSIKEINLGVMPAKEGTKAISKAIHANQEDIGCMKRLLENNIKMIIQQVPTESETIVTNEILDK
- a CDS encoding sugar phosphate isomerase/epimerase family protein, which encodes MKQVHLEQIAPMNHIYRFYELKDYFKTISDIGYKSIDLWTCGAHYLLDYNSYQQTKPIKDMLKKYGLSVICITPEQTCPKPHNMASKSPELIKRTRAYFQNAILAASELECSKISISSGWQFLSEPREQAWNRSVEMVGTLCNFAEKYGVYLTMETLSPQSTTLVNTINDMEQMIEEVNSRNFTVTIDLDTITNAGECIQQYFDVFGERVNHCHYMDNRRGFPGHLAWGDGESIPGKDFQEFNKNNYKGHFTLEYTLSKYFKEPAKVYENTWTLLKDYII
- a CDS encoding PTS mannose/fructose/sorbose/N-acetylgalactosamine transporter subunit IIC — encoded protein: MLTQALLVALILGLFKMEFMLGYIQICRPIVISTAVGWALGDASQGVIIGSVLELMFIGSFPIGAAVSPDYGSAGAICTAFAILTEGGTAIATALAVPVALLGGFIFIGCKLMASFFSRLMSNQIEKGNMKAVSRTYLFGGWFVSFVPYFIYGFVSLSIGYTAVNAIVDKLPVVVINGLATAANLLPAIGFALLLQMIINKKVAPFFFLGFMLAAYLGMSTLAITFLGVIVVLILSSIKEDNAVLVNSFGGDDNEF
- a CDS encoding 2-dehydropantoate 2-reductase N-terminal domain-containing protein, whose product is MQNQDKAILIIGAGNIGRGVIGSLFYQSGYKLVIYDIMAERMKKLAEQGKYLVERVGEEKTQRIIVDNFEVLDCSDTKELIERITTIDLVACCVYEGAFESICKNISEAIKRRVTVGKSYLNVLLCVNALGAPEYFNKQIENNLVQNAEALNYFHNNVGICQVLVGTAGLPSPKELLAADPFAVTTRLGGYVGIDREHFKGQFPEVESVSRVEKANAQIYRKVYTGNMKHTMTAFMGKAKEYEFIADCNKDPYIQKCVTEAFYEAEEAIQREFNFSSKERQDWINGILNIKNTKLKDPISRVAANPMGKLSYHNRFVGPALMCIKHHIVPFYLARGIAYGFLYRDEEDQESIDITNYVQEKGIENAIDKYCGLKEEDWLLKELVKKHYEEAKYRKSLQGE
- a CDS encoding zinc-dependent alcohol dehydrogenase; the protein is MPRKIESTRFAVIEQEKVVKIHERKVPELKDEEVLIKNLACNICTADYGLWSGARKNLNFPMAWGHEFAGVIVDKGSKVPDFQIGDYVGIGYDMCGKCEACQKGLTSECVLIGEGRNKVSEDGYHGGFGCSEYVIKKYHALFKINKEIDASEAAFVEPVGTVCQGIRKLRVQPGEDIVVIGAGAMGIINALVAEAEGCNVFITELMEKKIKAAQEMGLHVIDASKVDSVEKVMELTNGKGADAVILAVGVTSANDQAIAMLKRFHGRVLMFAAGYPAPELHVDSNLIHYRKMELIGTFSADNCDFARAAELINQKKIKLSQLVEKKVQLEDVEKAFEAAIVPGSYRVSVVFDKNIE
- a CDS encoding PTS system mannose/fructose/sorbose family transporter subunit IID encodes the protein MSSKITKKDLKRIFRRYIPLNGLNDYPGQMHNGYTYAMLPAIEKIYDKEEDRIDAMKRHMEYFNITPNIAGFALGMSVAMEEKNAEDPDFDPTNISAVKTALMGPLSAIGDTLFPATLRILATSLVVTMAAQGNVLAPILFFLMYNIPNFLARYYSLNYGYNMGSEFLVKSEKSGVMDKISYACSVVGLMAIGAMVASNVSVSTPITIGDIENGGLALQQSLDSIMPKMLSLILVGIEYRLLSKKIKIVPLLIGTLVVGAALFAVGIIG
- a CDS encoding class II fructose-bisphosphate aldolase: MIISMSEMLQRAKNENYGIAAPNVFNRETIEAAYLAAIELRAPMILDVAAVHGIYECADIARFYERRYPEVPVALNLDHGGPYEYIIQAIHAGFSSVMIDRSTLSYEENVKEVKEIVKIAHAVGVSVEAELGHVGQGEEYETTRDSGLTDPSEAARYVEETGIDCLAVAIGTSHGTYKGTPYLDFDLLNRIKKEVDIPLVLHGGSGTGDDNLARAIKEGIQKVNLNTDISKAGQGALRDALKGTIEFALDKSATGEFASKKLNLQQTIALGVEGYKEELKRYMKLFNSENRW